In a single window of the Subtercola sp. PAMC28395 genome:
- a CDS encoding PfkB family carbohydrate kinase, giving the protein MGRVFVLGSLNVDSVVRVERHPLPGETLRGGDLATFWGGKGANQAVAAAEAGADVVFIGRVGDDGDGRDYRTRLATRSIDIRPLTVTKGVTTGHAMIAVDAHGENTIIVSPGANARVALSDLTLLRREELAPVTRAPFAEDGEIAAAADIDGDDARSADLAGVPSLRTTDTVYDSEPSPLSEDDVLLVSLELDLDVVRQAIRWASATGARIVLNLAPFAELPADVLALADPVIVNEHEAAELRASGIEPDSLLVTLGPDGSRWGGITVPGSPVADVVDTTGAGDTYCGTLAARLSRGDSAQAAMKAASAAAARSVGWLGAQPA; this is encoded by the coding sequence ATGGGTCGCGTATTTGTACTGGGTTCGCTGAACGTCGACTCGGTTGTGAGGGTCGAGAGGCACCCGCTTCCGGGTGAGACCCTCCGTGGCGGTGATCTTGCGACCTTCTGGGGAGGAAAGGGCGCGAACCAGGCCGTCGCAGCGGCCGAAGCGGGAGCCGATGTCGTCTTCATCGGCCGGGTCGGCGACGACGGCGACGGTCGTGACTATCGCACACGCCTCGCGACGAGATCGATCGACATTCGTCCGCTCACTGTCACGAAGGGCGTCACCACTGGTCACGCGATGATCGCCGTCGACGCGCACGGGGAGAACACGATCATCGTCTCGCCCGGCGCGAACGCTCGCGTCGCGCTTTCGGATCTGACGCTGCTGCGCCGGGAAGAACTCGCACCTGTCACCCGTGCCCCGTTTGCCGAGGACGGCGAAATCGCTGCTGCAGCCGACATCGATGGCGATGACGCCCGGTCAGCAGATTTGGCTGGCGTTCCGAGTCTGCGCACGACCGACACGGTCTACGACTCCGAGCCCTCCCCCCTCAGCGAGGATGATGTGCTCCTCGTATCCCTGGAGCTCGATCTCGACGTCGTGCGCCAGGCGATCCGCTGGGCTTCGGCAACCGGAGCCCGAATCGTGCTGAACCTCGCTCCTTTCGCCGAACTACCGGCCGACGTTCTGGCGCTGGCCGACCCCGTCATTGTGAATGAGCACGAAGCGGCGGAGCTCCGGGCATCCGGTATCGAACCTGACTCGCTCCTGGTCACACTCGGCCCCGACGGTTCGCGCTGGGGAGGCATCACCGTGCCGGGTTCGCCCGTGGCAGACGTGGTCGATACGACGGGCGCAGGCGACACCTACTGCGGAACCCTCGCGGCGCGGCTTTCGCGCGGCGACTCGGCGCAAGCAGCGATGAAGGCCGCCAGTGCCGCGGCTGCCCGCTCGGTGGGGTGGCTCGGGGCGCAGCCAGCGTGA
- a CDS encoding glycosyltransferase family 39 protein — protein sequence MNSSTLPRPSASSSGIANPVPADFGGRIRSLGRWLVRGRSTNAVWERPAFIGLLLITSVAYLYNLTSSGYANEFYSAAVQAGSQNWEAFLFGSSDAGNSITVDKPPASLWAMAISVRIFGLSSLSILLPEVLMGVVTVALVYLIVRRHFSPGAALLAGGVLASTPVAALMFRFNNPDALLVLLMTASVYFTLRAIESGRVRWLLLAGVMIGFGILTKQLQAFVILPPLALAYAWAGPVKFGKRLLHLLAAFGAVIVSAGWWVALVELVPATLRPYVGGSQNNDFLELTFGYNGFGRLTGAETGSVTGGAGNAAAGGGQWGATGITRLLDGEFGGQIAWLIPAALVLLVVSFFLLRRQKRTDARRAIFVMFGGWLVLTGLIFSFMSGIFHAYYTVALAPAIAGVVGAGAVMLWNTRRQLWARLLSAALVLGTGIWAFALLTRATDWLPWLKFVVLALAVVGALLLAFRWKRRALRVTAVVVSLVAVLLAPTAYTLQTISTGHTGSIVTAGPTVASSTGFGRGGGFGRGGGAGGGGTPPGGTAGGPGTTGGFTPPFGAGQPGTGTAGGTAGGTTAGGTGGAAAAGTRGGGMGGGGLLGGATVSAQVSALLAADASSYTWAAAAVGSQNAASYQLASQAAVMPLGGFNGSDPSPTLEQFQAYVASGQIHYFISSGNIGAPNGGSSASSSIAAWVVANYTATTVDGTTLYDLTSAAATS from the coding sequence ATGAACAGCAGCACCCTTCCCCGGCCGTCCGCGTCCAGCAGTGGCATTGCCAACCCCGTGCCGGCCGACTTCGGGGGCAGAATCCGCTCCTTAGGCCGGTGGCTCGTGCGCGGCCGTTCCACCAACGCCGTGTGGGAGCGCCCGGCCTTCATAGGCCTGCTCCTGATCACTTCAGTGGCTTACCTCTACAACCTCACGAGCAGCGGCTACGCGAATGAGTTCTACTCTGCAGCCGTGCAGGCCGGGTCGCAGAACTGGGAGGCATTCCTCTTCGGCTCCTCTGACGCGGGCAACTCGATCACCGTCGACAAGCCTCCGGCGAGCCTCTGGGCCATGGCGATCTCCGTGCGGATCTTCGGCCTGAGTTCCCTGTCGATCCTCCTTCCGGAGGTGCTCATGGGCGTCGTCACGGTTGCCCTGGTCTATCTGATCGTGAGGCGCCACTTCTCACCGGGAGCCGCGTTGCTCGCCGGTGGAGTGCTCGCGAGCACTCCTGTAGCGGCTCTGATGTTCCGGTTCAACAACCCCGATGCCCTGCTCGTCCTCCTGATGACGGCGTCGGTCTACTTCACCCTGCGGGCGATCGAGAGTGGCCGCGTGCGCTGGCTGCTCCTGGCTGGCGTCATGATCGGGTTCGGAATCCTGACGAAACAGCTCCAGGCGTTCGTCATCCTCCCGCCCCTTGCCCTTGCCTACGCCTGGGCCGGGCCGGTGAAATTCGGCAAGCGCCTGCTGCACCTGCTCGCTGCATTCGGCGCAGTTATCGTCTCCGCCGGCTGGTGGGTCGCGTTGGTCGAGCTCGTGCCGGCGACGCTCCGCCCCTACGTCGGCGGGTCCCAGAACAACGACTTTCTCGAGCTGACCTTCGGGTACAACGGCTTCGGCCGCCTCACGGGCGCCGAGACCGGCAGCGTCACAGGCGGAGCCGGCAACGCTGCTGCCGGGGGAGGCCAGTGGGGTGCGACAGGCATCACCCGCCTTCTCGACGGCGAGTTCGGGGGCCAGATCGCGTGGCTCATCCCGGCGGCACTCGTTCTCCTTGTGGTGTCGTTCTTCCTCCTCCGTCGGCAGAAGCGAACGGATGCCCGGCGAGCCATCTTCGTCATGTTCGGCGGCTGGCTCGTTCTCACCGGTCTCATCTTCAGCTTCATGTCGGGCATCTTCCACGCCTACTACACCGTGGCGCTGGCACCCGCGATCGCAGGGGTCGTCGGGGCCGGGGCCGTGATGCTCTGGAACACACGGCGTCAACTCTGGGCCAGGCTCCTGTCTGCGGCACTCGTTCTGGGCACGGGCATCTGGGCTTTTGCGCTCCTGACTCGGGCCACTGACTGGCTGCCGTGGCTCAAGTTCGTGGTGCTCGCGCTCGCCGTCGTCGGGGCACTGCTGCTCGCGTTCCGCTGGAAACGGAGAGCGCTTCGGGTGACCGCGGTCGTCGTCTCCCTCGTCGCCGTGCTTCTGGCACCGACCGCGTACACGCTTCAGACGATCTCCACGGGGCACACCGGTTCGATCGTCACTGCAGGGCCGACGGTTGCGTCGTCCACCGGCTTCGGACGCGGCGGCGGCTTCGGTCGAGGTGGTGGCGCAGGCGGCGGGGGTACTCCCCCCGGCGGAACGGCGGGTGGGCCGGGTACGACGGGCGGATTCACTCCTCCTTTCGGTGCGGGCCAACCCGGCACCGGAACGGCCGGTGGTACCGCAGGCGGAACGACGGCGGGTGGAACGGGTGGCGCGGCCGCCGCTGGCACCCGCGGTGGCGGAATGGGTGGAGGCGGCCTCCTCGGGGGTGCGACCGTGAGTGCCCAGGTCAGCGCACTGTTGGCGGCCGACGCCTCGAGCTACACCTGGGCCGCAGCGGCGGTGGGCTCGCAGAATGCCGCAAGCTACCAGCTGGCCAGCCAGGCGGCGGTCATGCCGCTCGGCGGATTCAACGGCAGTGATCCCTCACCGACGTTGGAGCAGTTCCAGGCCTATGTGGCCTCGGGGCAGATTCACTACTTCATCTCCTCTGGCAACATCGGGGCGCCGAACGGTGGCAGCTCGGCATCATCGAGCATTGCGGCCTGGGTCGTCGCGAACTACACGGCGACGACGGTCGATGGAACCACGCTGTACGACCTGACCTCAGCGGCCGCCACCAGCTGA